In Syngnathus acus chromosome 21, fSynAcu1.2, whole genome shotgun sequence, one genomic interval encodes:
- the LOC119115337 gene encoding receptor activity-modifying protein 1-like — protein sequence MGTVTRAAQHKQTLLWFIVVTQCVSALGCGPHYEYAIEEFCLAKFRLDMQELDQGHWCSWEDTVELYGELTNCTFLVALKMDCFWPNLLVDDFFIQVHKTYFHNCSLSGRLLRDPPNRILGPFIAMPILVTLLMTALVVWRSKRSEGVV from the exons ATGGGAACCGTGACCAGGGCAGCCCAGCACAAACAGACGCTCCTGTGGTTCATTGTGG TGACTCAGTGTGTGAGCGCACTGGGCTGCGGACCCCATTACGAGTACGCCATTGAAGAGTTCTGCTTGGCCAAATTCAGACTGGACATGCAAGAACTGGACCAGGGACACTGGTGCAGCTGGGAGGACACCGTCGA GCTCTACGGCGAGCTGACCAACTGCACCTTTCTGGTGGCGCTGAAGATGGACTGCTTCTGGCCCAACCTGCTGGTGGACGACTTCTTCATCCAGGTGCACAAGACCTACTTCCACAATTGCTCGCTGTCGGGCCGGCTGCTCAGGGACCCCCCCAACCGCATCCTGGGGCCCTTCATCGCCATGCCCATTCTGGTCACCCTGCTCATGACTGCCCTAGTGGTGTGGAGGAGCAAGCGCAGCGAGGGCGTCGTGTAG